From Granulicella sp. WH15, the proteins below share one genomic window:
- a CDS encoding DciA family protein codes for MEGMRDMLRRSLGRSLAPLPALDRLAAAWPVACGKTMADRGEIASFEEGVVHVEVQDSTWLAQMLSMRSILQHDLARIAAVKVTGIHFELKK; via the coding sequence ATGGAAGGGATGCGGGATATGTTGCGCCGGAGCCTGGGCCGGAGCCTCGCGCCCCTGCCCGCGCTCGACCGGCTGGCCGCCGCCTGGCCCGTGGCCTGCGGCAAGACGATGGCCGACCGGGGCGAGATCGCGAGCTTCGAGGAGGGCGTCGTGCACGTCGAGGTGCAGGACTCCACCTGGCTGGCGCAGATGCTCTCCATGCGCTCGATCCTGCAGCACGATCTGGCCCGGATCGCGGCAGTGAAGGTCACCGGGATACACTTTGAATTGAAGAAGTAA
- the gatC gene encoding Asp-tRNA(Asn)/Glu-tRNA(Gln) amidotransferase subunit GatC, which translates to MSDAGTVTLEDVRRVAELANLELTPEEEPRMQRDLNAILGHIAQLNQLATDDVPAMAQVGDVLATGHAEETGEDLRVDAVRPSVDRRAVMSSAPETDGRFFKVPKVIER; encoded by the coding sequence ATGAGTGATGCAGGAACCGTCACGCTCGAAGATGTTCGGCGTGTCGCGGAGCTGGCCAACCTGGAACTGACGCCGGAGGAGGAGCCGCGGATGCAGCGCGACCTGAACGCCATCCTCGGGCACATCGCGCAGCTCAACCAGCTCGCGACCGACGACGTCCCGGCGATGGCGCAGGTGGGTGACGTACTCGCAACCGGCCACGCGGAGGAGACCGGCGAGGATCTCCGCGTCGATGCGGTGCGGCCCTCGGTCGACCGCCGCGCCGTCATGTCCAGCGCCCCCGAGACGGATGGGCGATTCTTCAAGGTTCCCAAGGTGATCGAGCGATAG
- the gatA gene encoding Asp-tRNA(Asn)/Glu-tRNA(Gln) amidotransferase subunit GatA yields the protein MNSTETQIENKLLTIDEARAAVQATSATAVAERQYTLIAQDDVATGKGINSFLALSRERALAQAARIDELTAQGKPLPPLAGVPIGIKDVLAMTGSPATAGSLILKGYMPPYDATAVAKLEAAGAVLLGKLNCDEFAMGSSNENSAYGPVRNPRALDRVPGGSSGGSAAAVAAGFAAATLGTDTGGSIRQPAAFCGVVGVLPTYGRVSRYGLIAFASSLDRVGPFTANVKDAATLLGVLAGKDPLDATSSDRPVDDYVGALAKPVEGLRIGVPEEYFGEGLDPEIRAAVERVIAGLKDAGCTIVPVRLPHTAYAIPTYYVIATAEASSNLSRFDGVRFGLRAPEGKTLSGMYRKTRDEGFGAEVKRRILLGTYALSAGYYDAYYRKAQQVRTLLTRDFLTAFESCDAIVGPMTPTPPFKIGEKTDDPVSMYLADIYSVAASLAGICGMSVPCGETAGKLPIGVQIMARHFDEATMLRVGLAVEKMQANS from the coding sequence ATGAACTCTACTGAAACCCAAATCGAGAACAAGCTACTTACGATTGACGAGGCGCGCGCCGCCGTTCAGGCGACCTCCGCCACCGCCGTGGCCGAGCGCCAGTACACCCTCATCGCGCAGGACGACGTGGCCACAGGCAAGGGCATCAACAGCTTCCTCGCGCTGAGCCGCGAGCGTGCCCTGGCCCAGGCGGCCCGCATCGACGAGCTGACCGCACAGGGCAAGCCTCTGCCGCCGCTGGCCGGAGTGCCCATCGGCATCAAGGACGTGCTGGCCATGACCGGCTCGCCCGCCACCGCCGGATCGCTGATTCTAAAGGGCTACATGCCCCCCTACGACGCTACTGCGGTGGCCAAGCTAGAGGCGGCGGGAGCCGTTCTGCTGGGCAAGCTCAACTGCGATGAGTTCGCCATGGGCTCCTCGAACGAGAACTCGGCCTATGGCCCCGTCCGCAACCCGCGTGCGCTCGACCGCGTTCCCGGCGGCTCCAGCGGCGGCTCGGCGGCGGCGGTGGCGGCTGGGTTTGCCGCGGCCACACTCGGCACCGATACCGGCGGCTCCATCCGCCAACCCGCGGCCTTCTGCGGCGTGGTCGGCGTGCTGCCCACCTATGGGCGCGTCAGCCGCTACGGCCTCATCGCCTTCGCTTCGTCGCTCGACCGCGTCGGCCCCTTTACGGCCAACGTGAAGGACGCGGCCACGCTGCTCGGCGTGCTTGCGGGCAAGGACCCGCTGGACGCCACCAGCTCCGACCGGCCCGTGGACGACTATGTGGGCGCTCTGGCCAAGCCTGTCGAGGGCCTCCGCATCGGCGTGCCCGAGGAGTACTTCGGCGAGGGCCTCGACCCCGAGATCCGCGCCGCCGTTGAGCGCGTCATCGCGGGCCTTAAGGACGCGGGCTGCACCATCGTCCCTGTGCGCCTGCCCCACACCGCCTACGCGATCCCGACCTACTACGTCATCGCCACGGCGGAGGCCAGCTCGAACCTCTCGCGCTTCGACGGCGTGCGCTTCGGTCTGCGCGCCCCCGAGGGTAAAACCCTCTCCGGCATGTACCGCAAGACCCGCGACGAGGGCTTCGGGGCCGAGGTCAAGAGGCGCATTCTGCTGGGCACCTACGCGCTCAGCGCAGGCTACTACGACGCGTACTACCGCAAGGCCCAGCAGGTCCGGACGCTGCTGACCCGCGACTTCCTGACGGCCTTCGAGAGCTGCGACGCCATCGTCGGCCCCATGACGCCGACGCCGCCGTTCAAGATCGGCGAGAAGACCGACGACCCGGTCTCGATGTACCTGGCCGACATCTACTCGGTGGCCGCGTCGCTGGCGGGCATCTGCGGCATGAGCGTGCCCTGCGGAGAGACTGCGGGCAAGCTGCCCATCGGCGTCCAGATCATGGCGCGTCACTTCGACGAAGCCACCATGCTGCGCGTCGGCCTCGCCGTCGAAAAGATGCAGGCGAACTCCTAA
- a CDS encoding tetratricopeptide repeat protein — MNKKEDEKTEQENALPIGEHEAGESFESMIPPVMVGQSAEPAPEHEAQAPAQPDVVRAFDQDGREVLVPRAEWREQVLPNLVQSAWENPEQLYLLIVNSLNEGFTSEMAAAAQQLYAIDTIPARGACMWAVILIQEGRLDEAEEILNGYLAKHGDEGSVLTNLAQIAAMRGNQEQAETTLWRAIQAEPNIDNALGWYVSLQQQKGGEAAANAALQTIATLPGSWRAQLWQARAAMLAQDMPTAVSLYQESLERAPRPVPGDLLMQMSGDLGGNGRLIELIGLTSPHFDPEVHGLPVGNNLIKANLDQGNADAAEQLVKTLAQFGRPDWKSGLEFWEQEIAKLRGAQGTAAAPDQIQVGMLRMEGPVWLPAGSPGRGLFGPKAAGGPTVTFIGGTAETSSQEAQVLDGPGRMSRALPLFLAEQVEMRTAANGRSMLPWAMGQQSGFVVGAAAWTPEMAVQGVAADGSGSQYVVTVHIDAAVEPWTAELVFIRTSDGVTIGELDAEFPSASPEDGLLGLANEVVELLGGDEPARGYSVPHSFSGYLSRLEQLLAARCTAMEGVPPSFLQGEREILEGNLYQYIEEPENLASRLLLVETFGAIERVRPAVAAEYRERLEKLLTERPLATS, encoded by the coding sequence ATGAACAAGAAGGAAGACGAGAAGACCGAGCAGGAGAACGCCCTGCCGATCGGCGAGCACGAGGCGGGCGAGTCCTTCGAGTCGATGATTCCGCCGGTCATGGTCGGCCAAAGCGCCGAGCCGGCCCCCGAGCACGAGGCTCAGGCCCCGGCCCAGCCGGACGTCGTCCGCGCCTTCGACCAAGATGGCCGTGAGGTGCTGGTTCCCCGCGCCGAGTGGCGGGAGCAGGTCCTGCCGAACCTAGTCCAGTCCGCGTGGGAGAACCCCGAGCAGCTCTACCTGCTCATCGTCAACTCGCTCAACGAGGGCTTCACCAGCGAGATGGCCGCAGCAGCCCAGCAGCTCTACGCCATCGACACCATCCCCGCGCGCGGAGCCTGCATGTGGGCCGTTATCCTCATCCAGGAGGGGCGTCTGGACGAGGCGGAGGAGATTCTGAACGGCTACCTCGCCAAGCACGGCGACGAAGGTTCGGTCCTGACCAACCTCGCCCAGATCGCCGCCATGCGCGGCAACCAGGAGCAGGCCGAGACGACGCTCTGGAGAGCCATCCAGGCGGAGCCGAACATCGATAACGCGCTGGGCTGGTACGTCTCGCTGCAACAGCAGAAGGGCGGCGAGGCCGCTGCCAACGCCGCTTTGCAGACCATCGCGACGCTGCCCGGAAGCTGGCGCGCGCAGCTCTGGCAGGCTCGAGCGGCGATGCTGGCGCAGGATATGCCCACGGCTGTCTCGCTCTACCAGGAGTCGCTCGAGCGCGCTCCCCGGCCGGTTCCGGGCGACCTGCTGATGCAGATGAGCGGCGACCTCGGCGGCAACGGACGCCTGATCGAGCTGATCGGGCTCACCAGCCCGCACTTCGACCCGGAGGTCCACGGCCTGCCGGTGGGCAACAACCTCATCAAGGCCAATCTCGACCAGGGCAACGCCGACGCAGCCGAGCAGCTTGTCAAGACGCTGGCGCAGTTCGGACGCCCGGATTGGAAGTCGGGCCTCGAGTTCTGGGAACAGGAGATCGCGAAACTCCGTGGGGCGCAGGGTACGGCGGCGGCACCCGATCAGATTCAGGTTGGCATGTTGCGGATGGAAGGGCCGGTCTGGCTGCCTGCCGGGTCGCCGGGGCGCGGTCTCTTCGGGCCGAAGGCTGCGGGCGGGCCGACGGTCACCTTTATCGGCGGAACCGCCGAGACCAGCAGCCAGGAGGCCCAGGTACTCGACGGCCCGGGTCGCATGAGCCGGGCGCTGCCGCTGTTTCTGGCCGAGCAGGTGGAGATGCGTACCGCCGCCAACGGCCGGTCGATGCTGCCGTGGGCGATGGGCCAGCAGAGCGGCTTCGTCGTCGGCGCGGCGGCGTGGACGCCGGAGATGGCCGTGCAGGGCGTCGCGGCGGACGGCAGCGGAAGCCAGTACGTCGTCACCGTGCATATCGACGCGGCGGTGGAGCCGTGGACGGCGGAGCTGGTCTTCATCCGCACCAGCGACGGCGTGACCATCGGTGAGCTGGACGCGGAGTTCCCCTCGGCCAGCCCGGAGGACGGGCTGCTGGGGTTGGCGAACGAGGTGGTCGAGCTGCTGGGCGGCGATGAGCCCGCTCGGGGGTATAGCGTTCCGCACTCGTTCAGCGGCTACCTGTCGCGGCTGGAGCAGTTGCTGGCGGCGCGTTGCACGGCGATGGAGGGTGTGCCGCCGAGCTTCCTGCAAGGCGAGCGGGAGATTCTCGAGGGGAATCTGTACCAGTACATCGAGGAGCCGGAGAATCTGGCTTCGCGGCTGTTGCTGGTGGAGACCTTTGGGGCGATTGAGCGGGTGCGTCCGGCAGTGGCGGCGGAGTATCGTGAACGGCTCGAAAAGCTGCTGACCGAGCGGCCTTTAGCGACCTCGTAG
- a CDS encoding VOC family protein has protein sequence MSSKAIFDAGIHPPQYRLPAATRVGRVRLAVSNLARSVAFYRDVVGLAVRTPEPDGIARLGAHGEETVLLELKAVPGVKPIGPRTRLGLYHTAFLLPSRAALASFVDHLRESVVSFGSADHLVSEAIYLTDPDGLQVEVYADRPRSEWRYDGHQLQMATDPLRSSELAALEHGRWQGAPVGTTMGHLHLYVGDLKMAAEFYHGGLGLDVMVWRYPGALFTSAGGYHHHVGLNVWAAGSPVASPEDARMLWWQLVVPEAEGAIASMRAAGFGDGPSFRDPWGTEVAVVEEIK, from the coding sequence ATGAGTTCAAAGGCAATCTTCGACGCGGGAATCCACCCGCCGCAGTACCGGCTCCCGGCAGCTACCAGGGTCGGCCGGGTGCGTCTGGCCGTCTCGAATCTGGCCCGGTCGGTCGCGTTCTACCGCGACGTCGTCGGGCTGGCCGTGCGGACGCCGGAGCCGGATGGGATCGCCCGGTTGGGAGCGCACGGGGAGGAGACGGTTCTGCTCGAACTAAAGGCCGTTCCGGGCGTGAAGCCCATCGGCCCGCGGACCCGCCTTGGCCTCTACCACACGGCTTTTCTGCTGCCCAGCCGCGCGGCGCTGGCCAGCTTCGTGGATCACCTGCGCGAGTCGGTCGTGTCCTTCGGCTCGGCCGATCACCTGGTCAGCGAGGCCATCTACCTGACCGATCCCGATGGCTTGCAGGTGGAGGTCTACGCCGACCGACCCCGCTCCGAGTGGCGCTACGACGGCCATCAGCTACAGATGGCTACCGATCCTCTGCGTTCCAGCGAACTGGCGGCGCTGGAGCACGGGCGCTGGCAGGGTGCTCCGGTGGGAACCACAATGGGGCACCTGCACCTCTACGTCGGCGACCTGAAGATGGCAGCGGAGTTCTACCACGGCGGGTTGGGGCTGGACGTGATGGTCTGGCGCTATCCCGGTGCGCTGTTTACCTCGGCTGGCGGCTATCACCACCACGTTGGGTTGAACGTCTGGGCGGCGGGCTCGCCGGTGGCGTCGCCGGAGGACGCCCGCATGCTGTGGTGGCAGCTCGTGGTGCCCGAGGCCGAGGGGGCCATTGCAAGCATGAGGGCCGCAGGCTTCGGCGATGGGCCGAGCTTCCGCGATCCGTGGGGGACCGAAGTGGCCGTAGTGGAAGAGATAAAGTAG
- a CDS encoding ammonium transporter, with the protein MRNRLVKVLLMLLVGVVAGGPLVMAQEAAPVVSAPAMVSATAAGGTQTDRIAVLEKQVTDQATAIAAAQTAGDNAWMLVSAALVLMMSGPGLALFYGGLVRKKNILGTMMQTFAMMAVITVLWAIVTYSLAFGDGNAFIGGLGNMFLHGVGLAPDVKYAATIPLQTFMVYQLMFAIITPALITGAFAERMKFSAMLVFMVLWALIVYSPMAHMVWGKGGLLNAALGGMFPCLDFAGGTVVHVTSGVSALVTAIYLGKRLGYPKVPMPPHSVVLSFIGACLLWVGWFGFNAGSALGAGTLATSAFVATHFGAAAAALSWSAVEWIRNGKPSALGAISGAVAGLVAITPGAGFVTPMSAIWIGLIVGVFCFFMVVKVKAIFGYDDSLDAFGVHGAGGTLGALLTGVFASSTINPIFGAGKPTGLLEGNAHQMLNQVTGVAIAWGLSIVGTLVILFVVDKTIGLRVSAADEEMGLDLSQHGEEGYDWAH; encoded by the coding sequence ATGCGCAACAGGTTGGTGAAGGTTTTGCTGATGTTGTTGGTTGGGGTGGTGGCGGGCGGCCCGCTGGTGATGGCGCAGGAGGCTGCTCCGGTGGTATCTGCTCCGGCAATGGTTTCGGCGACAGCGGCGGGCGGAACGCAGACGGACCGGATCGCGGTGCTCGAAAAGCAGGTGACGGACCAGGCGACGGCGATTGCGGCCGCGCAGACGGCGGGCGATAACGCCTGGATGCTGGTCTCGGCGGCGCTGGTGCTGATGATGAGCGGACCTGGACTGGCGCTCTTCTACGGCGGCCTGGTGCGCAAGAAAAATATTCTGGGTACGATGATGCAGACCTTCGCCATGATGGCCGTCATCACGGTGCTGTGGGCGATCGTGACCTACTCGCTGGCCTTCGGCGACGGCAACGCATTTATCGGCGGCTTGGGCAACATGTTCCTGCACGGCGTGGGCCTTGCGCCGGACGTGAAGTACGCGGCTACGATTCCGTTGCAGACGTTCATGGTGTATCAGCTCATGTTCGCGATCATCACCCCCGCGCTGATTACGGGCGCGTTCGCCGAGCGGATGAAGTTCTCGGCGATGCTGGTCTTCATGGTGCTGTGGGCGTTGATCGTGTATAGCCCGATGGCGCACATGGTCTGGGGCAAGGGCGGTCTGCTGAACGCCGCTCTGGGCGGCATGTTCCCCTGTCTGGACTTCGCGGGCGGAACGGTGGTCCACGTCACCTCGGGCGTCTCGGCGCTGGTGACGGCGATCTACCTGGGCAAGCGCCTCGGCTACCCCAAGGTTCCGATGCCGCCGCACTCGGTGGTGCTGAGCTTCATCGGTGCGTGCCTGCTGTGGGTGGGCTGGTTCGGCTTCAACGCGGGCTCGGCGCTGGGCGCGGGCACGCTGGCCACCTCGGCCTTTGTGGCGACGCACTTCGGCGCGGCGGCTGCGGCCCTGAGCTGGAGCGCGGTGGAGTGGATCCGCAACGGCAAGCCCTCGGCCCTGGGAGCGATCTCGGGCGCGGTGGCCGGGCTGGTGGCAATTACGCCGGGAGCCGGTTTCGTGACCCCCATGAGCGCGATCTGGATCGGGCTCATCGTCGGCGTGTTCTGCTTCTTCATGGTGGTCAAGGTCAAGGCGATCTTCGGCTATGACGACTCGCTGGATGCCTTCGGCGTCCACGGCGCGGGCGGCACGCTGGGCGCGCTGCTGACGGGCGTCTTCGCCTCCAGCACCATCAACCCGATCTTCGGCGCGGGCAAGCCGACGGGCCTGCTCGAAGGCAACGCGCACCAGATGCTGAACCAGGTGACGGGCGTCGCGATTGCGTGGGGCCTGTCCATCGTGGGGACTCTGGTGATCCTGTTCGTAGTCGATAAGACCATTGGGCTGCGTGTGAGCGCGGCGGACGAAGAGATGGGTCTCGATCTCTCGCAGCATGGCGAAGAGGGATACGACTGGGCTCACTAA
- a CDS encoding P-II family nitrogen regulator produces the protein MQKIEAVIQPSKLDAVKDALVEIGVEGITITEARGHGRQKGHTEFYRGREYAVDLLPKVKLETVVTDEMAEKVIDAIMGAARTGTIGDGKIFVTKVDEAIRIRNDERGDVAL, from the coding sequence ATGCAGAAGATCGAAGCAGTGATACAGCCGTCGAAGCTGGACGCGGTGAAGGATGCCCTGGTGGAGATCGGCGTCGAGGGAATCACGATTACCGAGGCGCGTGGCCACGGGCGGCAGAAGGGCCACACGGAGTTCTACCGCGGGCGCGAGTACGCGGTGGACCTGCTGCCGAAGGTGAAGCTGGAGACCGTGGTAACCGACGAGATGGCCGAGAAGGTAATCGACGCGATCATGGGCGCGGCGCGCACGGGCACCATCGGAGATGGCAAGATCTTCGTGACGAAGGTCGACGAAGCCATCCGGATAAGGAACGACGAACGCGGGGACGTGGCGCTGTAG
- the alaC gene encoding alanine transaminase produces MKEFSRISRLPPYVFNITGELKAAARKRGEDIIDFGMGNPDGATPAHIVEKMIEAARKQQTHRYSLSKGIPRLRKAICNWYGTRYGVDLDPNTEAIVTIGSKEGIAHFCLAVLDRGDTVLVPNPSYPIHIYGPVIAGADILSIPVHSTEDFLAQVEETIPRMTPRPKVLIVNFPSNPTAQCVDLPFFERLVAICKEFNVILVHDFAYADLVFDGYKPPSVLQVPGAKDIAVEFFTLSKSYNMPGWRVGFMVGNERLVGALGRIKSYFDYGTFTPIQVASIAALEGPQECVADIVETYRSRRDVLVQGLNRMGWETPMPKATMFAWAKIPEQYRAMKSLEFSKKLLAEAKVAVSPGIGFGEQGDEYVRFSLIENEERTRQGLRGIRHMLSETKE; encoded by the coding sequence ATGAAAGAGTTTTCACGGATCTCGCGTCTGCCGCCGTATGTTTTTAACATCACCGGCGAGCTGAAGGCCGCTGCACGCAAGCGCGGCGAAGACATCATCGACTTCGGCATGGGTAATCCCGACGGCGCGACGCCTGCGCACATCGTCGAGAAGATGATCGAGGCGGCGCGCAAGCAGCAGACGCACCGCTACTCTCTCTCGAAGGGCATTCCCCGGCTGCGCAAGGCAATTTGTAACTGGTATGGTACGCGCTACGGCGTCGACCTCGACCCGAACACCGAGGCCATCGTGACCATCGGCTCGAAGGAAGGCATCGCGCACTTCTGCCTGGCGGTGCTGGACCGCGGCGACACCGTGCTGGTGCCGAACCCCAGCTATCCGATCCACATCTACGGGCCTGTGATCGCGGGCGCGGACATTCTTTCGATTCCGGTTCACTCGACCGAGGACTTTCTGGCGCAGGTCGAAGAGACGATTCCGCGCATGACCCCGCGGCCCAAAGTGCTGATCGTCAACTTTCCGTCGAACCCCACTGCGCAGTGCGTGGACCTTCCGTTCTTCGAGCGGCTGGTGGCGATCTGCAAGGAGTTCAACGTCATCCTGGTGCACGACTTCGCGTACGCCGACCTGGTCTTCGACGGCTATAAGCCACCTTCGGTGTTACAAGTTCCGGGCGCGAAGGATATCGCGGTCGAGTTCTTCACGCTCTCGAAGAGCTACAACATGCCGGGCTGGCGCGTCGGGTTCATGGTCGGAAACGAGCGTCTGGTGGGTGCGTTGGGGCGCATCAAGAGCTACTTCGACTACGGCACGTTCACACCGATCCAGGTGGCCTCCATCGCCGCGCTCGAAGGCCCGCAGGAGTGCGTGGCGGATATCGTCGAGACCTATCGGAGCCGCCGCGATGTGCTGGTGCAGGGGCTGAACCGTATGGGCTGGGAGACGCCGATGCCGAAGGCCACGATGTTTGCATGGGCGAAGATTCCGGAGCAGTACCGGGCGATGAAGTCGCTGGAGTTCTCGAAGAAGCTGCTGGCCGAGGCCAAGGTGGCGGTGAGTCCGGGGATCGGGTTCGGCGAGCAGGGCGATGAGTATGTGCGGTTCTCGCTGATCGAGAACGAGGAGCGTACGCGGCAGGGGCTGCGGGGCATCCGCCACATGCTCTCGGAGACGAAGGAGTAG
- a CDS encoding radical SAM protein, producing the protein MSEVKVTAPVRRKSTARRRWRAVTRKLRELGSIGSALAGTGHPYMAHIVPMRRCNLACTYCNEFDDHSDPVPIAEMERRIDELGRLGTSVITISGGEPLLHPDLDRVIARIRKTGAIAGMITNGYLLMPDRIERLNKAGLDHMQISIDNVMPDAVSKKSLKVLDAKLRMLAEHADFHVNINSVVGGGIANPNDALTVSERALGLGFSSTIGIIHDGSGQLKPLGDAERGVWEKVRSLTRRSYSRFNHFQEAIANGKPNDWRCRAGARYLYICEFGLVHYCSQQRGYPGVPLAEYKRADVKREFLTEKSCAPNCTISCVHQVSYIDHWRAPQTSHIAPPGTSDLVQIR; encoded by the coding sequence ATGTCCGAGGTGAAGGTAACGGCGCCAGTTCGCCGCAAGAGTACGGCAAGGCGGCGTTGGCGAGCGGTAACACGAAAGCTGCGCGAGCTGGGGTCCATCGGCTCGGCGCTGGCCGGGACCGGGCACCCCTACATGGCGCACATTGTGCCGATGCGCCGGTGCAACCTGGCCTGTACCTATTGCAATGAGTTCGACGACCACTCGGACCCGGTGCCGATCGCGGAGATGGAGCGCCGCATCGACGAGCTGGGACGGCTGGGAACGTCGGTCATTACGATCTCGGGCGGAGAGCCGCTGCTGCACCCCGATCTCGACCGCGTGATTGCGCGTATCCGCAAGACCGGCGCGATTGCGGGCATGATTACTAACGGCTATCTGCTGATGCCGGACCGGATCGAGCGGCTAAACAAGGCCGGGCTGGATCACATGCAGATCTCCATCGACAACGTGATGCCGGATGCCGTGTCGAAGAAGAGCCTGAAGGTGCTGGACGCCAAGCTGAGGATGCTGGCCGAGCACGCCGACTTTCATGTGAACATCAACTCAGTCGTGGGCGGCGGCATCGCCAACCCGAATGACGCGTTGACCGTGAGTGAGCGTGCGCTGGGGCTGGGCTTCTCGTCTACCATCGGCATCATCCACGACGGCAGCGGGCAGTTGAAGCCGCTGGGCGACGCCGAGCGCGGCGTGTGGGAGAAGGTCCGCAGCCTGACGCGGCGCAGCTACTCCCGCTTCAATCACTTTCAAGAGGCCATCGCCAACGGCAAGCCGAACGACTGGCGTTGCCGCGCGGGTGCGCGCTACCTGTACATCTGCGAGTTCGGGCTGGTGCATTATTGCTCGCAGCAGCGCGGCTATCCGGGCGTGCCGCTGGCCGAGTACAAGCGCGCCGACGTGAAGCGCGAGTTCCTGACTGAGAAGTCGTGCGCGCCCAACTGCACCATCTCCTGTGTCCACCAGGTGAGCTATATCGACCATTGGCGAGCGCCGCAGACGTCCCATATTGCACCTCCTGGGACGTCTGATCTGGTACAGATCCGGTAG
- a CDS encoding DUF3455 domain-containing protein: protein MILPTLALALALQTPNQLPAQASPKAAPQVPAKAPAQAAPAHPPAQTSASDSEDTIPSSAHPIQTVSGRGVQIYACTKGSWVFQAPEATLVDTQTGSPVGTHGAGPTWTWKDGSSVKGEVAQKVPSPDADSIPWLLLRAKPASQPGALASVVWVRRSDTRGGTAPTSGCDAGHEGTTTRVRYTATYTFYTEP, encoded by the coding sequence ATGATTCTCCCCACGCTCGCTCTGGCACTCGCACTCCAGACCCCCAACCAGCTTCCTGCCCAGGCCTCTCCCAAAGCCGCGCCCCAGGTTCCGGCTAAGGCTCCAGCTCAGGCGGCTCCAGCCCATCCCCCCGCTCAGACTTCGGCATCCGACTCTGAGGACACAATCCCCTCCTCCGCTCACCCCATCCAGACCGTCTCCGGCCGGGGTGTTCAGATCTACGCCTGCACGAAAGGCTCCTGGGTGTTTCAAGCGCCGGAGGCCACGCTCGTCGATACCCAGACCGGCAGCCCGGTAGGGACGCACGGAGCCGGACCCACGTGGACGTGGAAGGACGGCAGCTCGGTCAAGGGTGAGGTCGCGCAGAAGGTTCCCTCGCCCGATGCCGACAGCATCCCGTGGCTGCTGTTGCGAGCGAAGCCCGCTTCCCAGCCCGGAGCGTTAGCCTCGGTCGTCTGGGTGCGCCGCTCCGACACTCGCGGCGGCACTGCCCCCACCAGCGGCTGCGACGCCGGCCACGAGGGCACCACCACACGCGTCCGTTACACCGCGACTTACACCTTCTATACGGAGCCGTAA
- a CDS encoding YraN family protein — MMGNVWLNLERSALRGMEAFGKRFGPGRRQPEHLRAGRRGEMEALFFLRQQGYVIVARRWRCTEERGDLDLVGWDGETLCFVEVKTRSARALVPAEISVDRDKQRMLRAMGRAYLRRMSREERESVLTRIDVVSVYLPASGVECELLRGAVKTTA; from the coding sequence ATGATGGGGAACGTGTGGCTGAACTTGGAGCGGTCGGCTCTGCGCGGGATGGAGGCGTTCGGGAAGCGGTTTGGGCCGGGGCGGAGGCAGCCGGAGCATCTGCGGGCGGGACGGCGCGGGGAGATGGAGGCACTCTTCTTCTTGCGGCAGCAGGGATATGTGATCGTGGCCCGGCGGTGGCGGTGTACGGAGGAGCGGGGCGATCTCGACCTGGTGGGGTGGGATGGGGAGACGCTTTGCTTTGTGGAGGTCAAGACACGGTCCGCGCGGGCGCTTGTACCGGCAGAGATATCTGTCGATCGAGACAAGCAGAGGATGCTGCGGGCGATGGGGCGGGCTTATCTGCGGCGGATGAGCCGGGAGGAGCGGGAGAGCGTCTTAACGCGGATTGACGTGGTTTCGGTCTATCTGCCGGCCAGCGGAGTGGAGTGCGAGTTGTTGCGCGGGGCGGTGAAGACCACGGCTTGA